Below is a genomic region from Gammaproteobacteria bacterium.
GTGCGTAGCGCCGCGCAATGCCCTCGTTGCCCAGCGCCCGCTCCACCAGCACCGACAGCCACAGCGTCTCGGCCGTATGCCGCGCGACCTGCAGATAATGCTGCAAATCCCGCCGCGCTTCAGGGAAGCGTCCTTTTTCGTAACCGATGCGAGCAACCTGGTACAGGGCCGTCGGCATCGTGGGGTTCGCGTTCAGCGCCGCGGTGAAGTACTGCGCGGCGCGTTCGAGATCGGGGATGCGCAGCGCGCACAAACCCGCGTTCGTATAGGCTACATCCGGCGAGGCGTTGCCGGGATTGTCCGCCGCGGCGAGAAAGTTTGCTTCCGCCTCCCGCAACCGGCCCTGCGTGCAGAGAAATTTCCCATAGTTGTTGCGCGCTGAAGGGTCGTCGGGGCTCAGTTCCAGCGCGCGGCTGAAATGCCGTTGTGCAAGTTCCGCCTGACCCAGCCGCTCGTAAATCAGCGCCGTGACGTTGTGCGCGCTGGCGTACTGCGGTGCCTGCGTCAGCGAGTCATTGACCTTATCCAGCGCAAGTCGCAGACGATTGTTATCATAATACTTAAGGGCAAGCTGTAGATTGATCTGCGCGGGTGTCAGCTCGCGTTCCATCGGCGGCCGGGGCTCGACGGGTGCGCAGGCGGTCAACAAGGTGGCGAGTAAGGCCGGCCAGACGATACGGGCTATCATGTATTGCGTTGCGTCTCTGAAATTTTCGGCTTTGGATCGTCCGGGGCGGCCAACCGTCCGGGTTGGTTCGACAGGCCCCGCGGCTGATCCTGTTAACGTTTGATAATACCTGTCTTTGTATGGCGCATAAACGTCCGGAATCCGTATTGGTGCTGGTGCATACCGTGCGCGCGGAAGTGCTGTTGCTGCGGCGAAAGTCGCCATCGGACTTTTGGCAGTCGGTGACCGGCAGCCTGGAATGGGACGAAACGCCCGTGCAGGCGGCGCGCCGCGAACTCACCGAGGAGAGCGGGCTGCCTACCGATGGCTTGATCGACTGCGAGGCCAATCACCTGTTCACGATCTATCCCATGTGGCGTCATCGTTACGCCCCCGGCGTCACCCGCAATCGCGAACACGTGTTTCGTGTCGCGCTGCCCGAACGGCGCGACGTCGTAATGGATGCGTCCGAACATGACCAGTTTGTCTGGTTGCCGCGGCTTGAGGCGGCGGCGCGTGCGACTTCGCACACCAATCGGGATGCAATCCTCGCCTGGGTGCCGGCTGCGGATCAAGGCATGCGCGAAGCGGTTGTGCTGGTCCACGGCATCTGGATGGTGGGGCTGGAAATGCTCGGGCTTAAACGCAGCCTGCGGCGCCAGGGCTTCGCGTGCCATCAGTTCTTTTACCGTAGCCTGGTCGATACGCCGCGGCAAAATGCGCGCAAACTGCACCGGTTTCTCGCCGCTATCGATGCCGAGATCGTGCATCTGGTCGCGCACAGCCTGGGCGGCATGGTGGTGCTGCATCTGTTCGATTGCGAACCGGTGCAGAAGCCCGGCCGCGTGCTGATGCTGGGTACGCCGCTGCACGGAAGCGAGACCGCAAGGCGTCTGCACGCGCGATCGTTCACGCGGCCGCTGCTGGGGCGCAGTGTGCATCGCGGACTGCTGGGCAATCTGCCGGCGTGGAAGGGCCCGCGTCCACTGGGCATGATCGCCGGTACGCGCGCCCTCGGCGTGGGCACCTTGCTGCTGGGCGGCCTGCCGGCGCCCAGCGACGGAACCATAATGGTAAACGAGACACGCTCGCCCGAAGTTGACCTCCACTTGTGCGTGCCATGCAGCCACGCCGGCATGCTGTGGTCGCGGCCGGTGGCGATCGCGATCGGCCGGTTTTTGCGCTCCGGCGATTTCGAGTAGTGCGAGCCGATGCGCCTCGGTCCGGCGCAGTGATAAAATGACGATTGTAATGAATTCAATCCGGCGCACAACCAGGACAGGGTAATGGCAGGCCACAGCAAGTGGGCGAATATCCAGCACCGCAAGAAAGCGCAGGACACAAGGCGCGGCAAGCTGTTTACGCGCCTGATCCGCGAGATTACCGTGGCGGCGCGCATGGGTGGCGCGGACCTCGACACCAACTCACGCCTGCGGCTGGCGATGGACAAGGCGCTGTCGGCCAATATGTCGCGCGACACGCTTGATCGTGCGATCAAACGTGGCGCGGGCGAGCTGGACGACAGGCAGTTCGACGAAGTGCGCTACGAGGGCTACGGGCCCGGCGGCGCTGCGGTGATGGTGGACTGCATGACCGACAACCGCAATCGCACGGTGGCCGAGGTGCGACACGCGTTCTCGCGTCACGGCGGCAATTTGGCCACCGCCGGCGCGGTGAGTTTCATGTTCACCGCCGCCGGCGTACTGAGCTATCCGATTGATGCCAGCGAGGACGCACTGATGGAGGCGGCGCTGGAAGCTGGTGCCGAAGACGTCGTGAAACTCGACGGCCGCATCGAGGTGCTGACCAGACCCGAGGAGTTCGTCGCGGCGCGCGATGCCATGATCGCGGCCGGGCACGAACCGGACAACGCCGAGGTCACCATGCGCGCGGATTCGCAACTCACGCCCCACGGTGAAGAAGCTGAAAAAATGTTGCTTCTGCTCGATGCGCTGGAAGAGCTTGACGATGTGCAGAATGTATACGCGAACGTCGATTTCCCGGATGACGGGCTGGAGCCGTTGCGTTAACGGCTTGTCGCGGGCGCCTGGCATGACCGCTCCCCGCGGCAACGTCGCGTGATCCGTATTATCGGCATCGATCCGGGCTCGCTCATCACCGGCTACGGCATGATTGACAGCGATGGCCGCCACAGCCGGCACGTGGCGAGCGGCTGCGTGACGACTGGCGGCGGCAGCCTGGCGGCGCGTCTGGATGTGATCTATCGCGAACTCAGCGCTCTGATCGAGGCGGACGGTCCGATCGAGATGGCCATCGAGGAAGTCTTCGTCTCGCGCAATGCGGCGTCTGCGCTCAAGCTCGGTCATGCGCGCGGCGCGGCGATCTGCGCGGCTGTGAAACACGCGCTGCCGGTCGCGGAATACAGCGCGCGCAAAGTCAAGCAGGCAATCGTCGGGCGTGGCGGCGCGTCCAAGGAACAGGTGCAGCACATGGTTCGATGCCTGCTCGGCCTGCGTGAAAATATGCGCGCCGACGCGTCTGACGCCCTGGCGGTGGCGCTGTGTCACGCGCATACGCGCGCCACTCTGGCCCATTTCCCGCAAACATTGCGCGGCAGCCGCGTATGATCGGGCGTCTGCGCGGTGAGCTGATCCTCAAACGGCCGCCGCACCTGCTGCTGGAAGTGGCCGGCGTCGGCTACGAACTGGAAGCGCCGATGACCACATTTTATACGCTGCCCAGCGTCGGCGAGCCGGTGACGCTATTCACGCATCTGCAAGTCCGCGACGACGCGCATATTCTCTACGCTTTCACCGACGAGGCCGCGCGCGGCCTGTTTCGCGCGCTGCTCAAAGTCAACGGCGTAGGCGCCAAGATGGCGCTGGCCATACTCTCGGGAATGGATACCGAAGCCTTCGCGCGCTGCGTGCGCGATGCCGATTCGGCTTCACTGGTGCGGCTGCCGGGTGTCGGTCGCAAGACCGCCGACCGGCTGATCGTAGAGATGCGCGACCGGTTGGACGCCGCGAGCCCAGGCGCGGCATCGCCCGCTGCCGCCGAGCGTAAGCCCGCGGACCCCGTGGACGACGCGGTGCGCGCACTGATCGCGTTGGGGTACAAGCCGCAGGAAGCGAACCGCATGGTCAACTACGTGGAGGCGCGCGACGCGACGAGTGAAGAAATTATTCGACTGGCGCTGAAGGCGAGTCTGGCCTGAAGCGATAGCGTCACCATCGCGCAGCATCGTGGTCAACTGCGCCGAAGAGATCAATCGTGGAGAGGTGGATCGTGGAAGAAACGCAGCGGCTCACGAGCGCCGCGGAAAACGGCGAGGACGCTGCGATCGATCGCTCGATCCGGCCGCGCCGGCTTGACGACTATATCGGTCAGCAGCCGGTGCGCGCGCAGATGGAGATTTTTATAAGTGCCGCGCGCGGGCGCGGCGAGGCGCTGGATCACGTGTTGATCTTCGGGCCGCCGGGACTGGGCAAGACCACACTCTCGCACATTATCGCCAATGAGCTTGGGGTGAATCTGCGCCACACTTCGGGCCCGGTGCTGGAGCGGCCCGGCGATCTGGCCGCGCTGCTGACGAATCTGGAGGCGCGCGACGTACTCTTCGTGGACGAAATTCATCGCCTTAGCCCGGTGGTGGAAGAAATCCTTTACCCGGCGCTGGAGGACTTTCAGCTCGACATCATGATCGGCGAGGGCCCGGCTGCGCGCTCGATCCGGCTCGACCTGCCGCCGTTCACCCTGGTCGGCGCAACCACCCGCGCGGGGCTGCTGACCTCACCGCTGCGCGACCGATTCGGCATCGTGCAGCGGCTGGAGTTTTATTCGACCGAAGAACTGACCGAGATCGTGCGCCGCGCGGCGATTATCCTGAAAGTCGAGCTCGAAGCGACGGGCGCAGGAGAAATCGCGCGCCGGGCGCGCGGCACACCGCGCATCGCCAATCGCCTGCTGCGCAGAGTGCGCGATTACGCGGAAGTGAAAGCGGACGGGCGCATTACGGCCGACATCGCGGCGCGCGCGCTGGACATGCTCAACGTGGACATCAACGGCTTCGATCATATGGACCGGCGCGTGCTGCTCACCATCATCGAGAAATTCGACGGCGGGCCGGTGGGCGTGGATAGCCTGGCGGCGGCCATCGGCGAAGAGCGCGGCACGATCGAGGATGTCATCGAACCGTATCTGATACAGCAGGGCTTCGTGCTGCGAACGCCGCGCGGACGCATGGTCACGCGCGGGGCGTA
It encodes:
- the pilW gene encoding type IV pilus biogenesis/stability protein PilW — protein: MIARIVWPALLATLLTACAPVEPRPPMERELTPAQINLQLALKYYDNNRLRLALDKVNDSLTQAPQYASAHNVTALIYERLGQAELAQRHFSRALELSPDDPSARNNYGKFLCTQGRLREAEANFLAAADNPGNASPDVAYTNAGLCALRIPDLERAAQYFTAALNANPTMPTALYQVARIGYEKGRFPEARRDLQHYLQVARHTAETLWLSVLVERALGNEGIARRYAQRLQNHFPQSEETRLLFETELESASQQIPPVPPSTAAADGFRREPWLREQPASAYTLELFASQNESAMPYFRDEYGLTGELAYYASQRGAATWYTLVWGSFDDAAEARQAATRLPAALRESSITEVRRFADIQAKVSTRTGF
- a CDS encoding alpha/beta fold hydrolase yields the protein MREAVVLVHGIWMVGLEMLGLKRSLRRQGFACHQFFYRSLVDTPRQNARKLHRFLAAIDAEIVHLVAHSLGGMVVLHLFDCEPVQKPGRVLMLGTPLHGSETARRLHARSFTRPLLGRSVHRGLLGNLPAWKGPRPLGMIAGTRALGVGTLLLGGLPAPSDGTIMVNETRSPEVDLHLCVPCSHAGMLWSRPVAIAIGRFLRSGDFE
- a CDS encoding YebC/PmpR family DNA-binding transcriptional regulator, which gives rise to MAGHSKWANIQHRKKAQDTRRGKLFTRLIREITVAARMGGADLDTNSRLRLAMDKALSANMSRDTLDRAIKRGAGELDDRQFDEVRYEGYGPGGAAVMVDCMTDNRNRTVAEVRHAFSRHGGNLATAGAVSFMFTAAGVLSYPIDASEDALMEAALEAGAEDVVKLDGRIEVLTRPEEFVAARDAMIAAGHEPDNAEVTMRADSQLTPHGEEAEKMLLLLDALEELDDVQNVYANVDFPDDGLEPLR
- the ruvC gene encoding crossover junction endodeoxyribonuclease RuvC, producing the protein MIRIIGIDPGSLITGYGMIDSDGRHSRHVASGCVTTGGGSLAARLDVIYRELSALIEADGPIEMAIEEVFVSRNAASALKLGHARGAAICAAVKHALPVAEYSARKVKQAIVGRGGASKEQVQHMVRCLLGLRENMRADASDALAVALCHAHTRATLAHFPQTLRGSRV
- the ruvA gene encoding Holliday junction branch migration protein RuvA; translated protein: MIGRLRGELILKRPPHLLLEVAGVGYELEAPMTTFYTLPSVGEPVTLFTHLQVRDDAHILYAFTDEAARGLFRALLKVNGVGAKMALAILSGMDTEAFARCVRDADSASLVRLPGVGRKTADRLIVEMRDRLDAASPGAASPAAAERKPADPVDDAVRALIALGYKPQEANRMVNYVEARDATSEEIIRLALKASLA
- the ruvB gene encoding Holliday junction branch migration DNA helicase RuvB, translating into MVEETQRLTSAAENGEDAAIDRSIRPRRLDDYIGQQPVRAQMEIFISAARGRGEALDHVLIFGPPGLGKTTLSHIIANELGVNLRHTSGPVLERPGDLAALLTNLEARDVLFVDEIHRLSPVVEEILYPALEDFQLDIMIGEGPAARSIRLDLPPFTLVGATTRAGLLTSPLRDRFGIVQRLEFYSTEELTEIVRRAAIILKVELEATGAGEIARRARGTPRIANRLLRRVRDYAEVKADGRITADIAARALDMLNVDINGFDHMDRRVLLTIIEKFDGGPVGVDSLAAAIGEERGTIEDVIEPYLIQQGFVLRTPRGRMVTRGAYLHLGLPAPMRGDRAPDLFDDGGQG